The genomic window CCAAGGAAGACAGTTCCAGAAGGTGCTCATGTTATGTGCACAAATAGCATTTACCAAACCACCACATAGGGTCAATTTCACagacacgaaaaaaatattccagtGTTTAATCACATGGCTTTGTAACAACGCACCtgagcaacaaaaaaaaattattttaaaaagttgcCAGCTAGCCGATGTTTCCATGTTAacggaaaatggaaaatcgACCGAACCGCAGAAGGCTGAAGTGAAGGGTTCAACGTTGCGAAACAAACAATACTCCATTTCTGTGAAGGACAAAAGTAAGAAGCCACCCATAAATAACATTGTACTAACCAGTTCGCAAAATTTTGAAACGCCTTCGAAGAAGTTGGAGAAAGCGAAAATTTTCCGCTACAACACGAGTGTCAATTTGCGCAAGTAGTGGTGCAGATTCGGGAAAGGCCTTCTCACGGCTAACGGGTCTCACCAGATTTTATACCTCAACaaagttatattttttatctgtttgaactttttaaaaatttttacgtCCACACTTCGTATGTCTGATGAATGATCGCTTTCATTTTGATGAACTGCtgatttttttgtattttgaaatttttttttccgtaaaTGTCAAATTGGGCAACTCTGCCAAGTGAAAATATCTTAGCGGGCGGAGTCCATCCTTTCTTCCCAACATAGTGTCCCACTTTCACACAACCTGGACGCTGCTCCGTTGCTCACAAATGGGGACTTCCCACTTGCGTGCGAATCATTGACAAGGAAATGAGTTggtcaaaatggaagggattaattacaaaaaaaaaaaaaagtacatcacctagccaaaaaaaatgtaactttTTTGCGCAGTTCGAATAATGTTTTATAAACAAATGGATGTGTAGAGGAAAGAATGCATCCACGACGGAAAGCAAAACGTCCACGTTAGGAGAGTTAAAAATTGGTAGACAAAACAGTACTACAGACACGACTGCCACATGCGCGTGTATCAAGTCGATGTAGCTCCTACAAATTGCTAAGACGGGTTGAAGGTTcccatacaaaaaaaaaaaaaaaattacctttCGTATAATTTGCTTATGTCATCGAATAGCAAGCGCTCTTCTGTAATGACCTTGTCTGCAGGTATGGTGAAGGGGTGAAGAGgaggcaaaaaatgaattcatgttttttttttttttttgcacgaACGGTCAggtgaaaatgggaaaataagcggaaagaagggaatttttatttttgttctttattttttctctttcgaGTGCTACAACGCCGCTCAGCTCCATGGAGTACCTGAATGTTTATCAAAAATTGCAACCAGGGCGGATTCCTCATCGGGTAAAATCTGCAAAGGGTAAAGAAACACGCGGACGCGTAATGTAAATGGTCGATTAACAGATCGAACGCGTTGCTGAACAGGTAAAACACAAGCGTATattatgcatgtgtatattatgcatatgtgtgtgtatgcgaAGTACCTGTTTGACCTCCCCGCGAAGGCCCCTGTACTGGCCCCTCAGGATCAGAACGTCCCGCCCGATTTTTGGTATAACTGTTTGGAGCTGCTTCTGATAAGcagaagttttttttttttcgctgttGTTCAGCtggatttcacatttatcCCTTTCGTCAGACGAGACCGAAATGATGACACCCTTGTTGTTACAATGTTTGTGTTTCCTGTCGATTATTTTAACTACGATATTTTTGCACAACCAGGAGTACTTACTACTGGGGGGATTCgttttatcttctttttcatgttGCTTTGCTTCTATTTCGTTGTGGCTATTTTGctgattttttaaattatcagGTGTGTTCGTTAACCTTTTCTTTGCCTCGTTTTCCAGAAGGAGAAGTTCGATGGATGACAGGGGTCTTTTCTTTGCCGCGACTTTGGCTGCATTTTCTACGGCGCATCGCTTATCTGGCAAAGCATCCGctaccttcccctttccttcttcccctttgttcAGTGCCTTCACCATGAGCACATTAACACCTGCTTTAGAAGCACTAGGATCCTTTCGCGTAGCTTTAATAGAAGATATGACAATTTTCTCATccgtttttttgttcaatcCTGTATATTCCGATTGGATAAATTTCCCCGTTTTCTTAGCCTCTTCAATAgcttcattaatttttttttctttcaattcTTCATAGGAGTattcgatttttttcctttcctcaaAAGCTTTTTCTCTTTCGATTTTTTCCCTATCGATATATTCTATATACCACCCCCTTTCCgtttcttcaattttgcaTTTCCCTGTTTTCCCAAGGTAAAGTACAAAATCGGTAAGGGTGACCCACACGGTGGcattcatatgtatgtgtgttttGTCACTGATCATGTTGGTGTAGACAGTGTTCGCTAGAATACGTGTTCGACAATACTTGGTTTTCATTAACCGCATAAATTCTTTCTCGAACATGGAAGAGTAGTCGTCCATGAATTTATTTGCGTCTTGGCAGAAGATCTGCATTTGTCTTTGGTGCGTTTCCGACAGTCTGTGGCACTTGAATCCGTTTTCGTCTCTGCACTGCTTTTCGCACATTTGGCAGTACCACTTTAATTTCTGGAGGCCCTTGGCCTTCATCTTGTTCGCCAGCCATTTTGGCGTCCCCGGTTCGGCGCGCGGCATGGTTACCCGTTGGGCTGTTACACTGTTGcgccaaatggggggaagcGCCACTACGCAGGGGGGATGTACTCGCGTTTACATGCAGAATCAGGGTTTACATAGCAGGTTTATGTGCCCCTTGGTTGGGGCCCTTTGGTATGTCTCACCCTGGGTTATTCAACTTTGGTTCTTTCCTCTCTCCTCATGGAATTCCAGTCAAGCGGCTCATTTGCCCTTTTCAACTGCCGCTTCTGCGGTTTATCTTTGCTGCGTCAAACTCGGGTCGGCGGCACGACATCTCCGTACGTCCCTCTGGTTTGCTCCCCATTCGGCATTCATCGCACTTCGTTCGTAAGGCAATATTGGTAACGCTTCGTTCGTTAATCCTGTTTGCgctatccttttttttcaccgctCCAAATGACCCTACAAAGCGTGCGTCCCTTTTGGCGCCAAAAggtaattttgttaaaaaaagaaggggcgAAGTGGCACCTCATTTAACTTGCCTGCCAAagtgcggaaaaaaaaaaaaaaaaaaaaaaaacacagggCGGGGCtagtggaagagaaaaaatccCCGCACGTGCGTACACGTTTAGCAATATTCACAGCTTGCCCAATTTAccaaggcaaaaaaaaaaaaaaaaaaaaaaaagtaatttccaatttttttggaaaaaacgCATCCTTGTGGGCATCCTCATAGGAACCCTTGTAGGAATCCCCAGGACCAACTTTAATCACGCTACGATTCCGTGCAAAATGCACATGCCGGAGAATTCGCCAATCGAGCAGGGCAGCAATAAGGTTCCAGTGGACTGTGGAGAATGAAGTCGGAAGAGAAGGGTGTACGCGCAAGCAGCGTTGGATGGAACCTTTCCCGAATGAGGACACACCTTTTGCTATATATGCGACAGGGGAATTCCTTCCACATGTGAGAAAGTACGCACGTTTAAAATGTGCACGCCGCAGAGATCGCTCTGGGGTAAATCGCCAACTATTTGCCAACCGTTTGCCAAGTGGGTACCCGGCTGAGAGCGCAGCCAACCCTTGTGGAGAATAACGATGGGCTACCTAACCAAAATAGCCATCCCGTTTATTCTTCTAATGATAAGTGATAAGGCGCCATTTGTGCGAAGCTTTTTTACCGCAAGCGGTGGTGGGGAAATGACCcagagggggggaaggaaaagaggaaacaaCAACTACTACTATTACCACGTATCAAAACGGAAGAAAGGCGCAAGGGAGGTGCTCCTAAATAGTGTTGTAAAGGCAGAGGGAGGAAGTCCGTTGGGTGGTCCCCCTGTACTAGATGGGGTAGACAAAGTGGAGGACACAAGTTGTAGTGATGACGGTGCAGGTATCCACAATGGGGACACGGCTGGGTTGGACCTCTTCCAGAATGACTGTCTACAGCTGAAGCAGTGGTACCTAGGGCAGGAGGTGCGGGAAAAGTGGAAACAAAAGCACATCGAAAATGTGCGAAACAATTACGAGAAAGTCCTACTAAACAACAAGTACAACGAATTGTTTAACATGtacagaaatataaaaaaaaataacgtggaaaattataaaaagagaGTTAAAACTAACAGAATCAATCCAGtcatttatgtaaaaaaaaggctagtCTCAGCAACAGCAAAGTATATTAAAATGTCCTTCATAAAAACGAGGAAGATTCTTTGGAAAATCAGATACATGCCTATAATAAAAGCCTTCGCATTTTTGTACTACTATGGCACGAACAAATACACGGTGAATATTTACAAGTGCATAAAATCTTGTCTCTTTAACGCTATTAACAAATATGGGCGGAATAATATCAAGCCCGTTTTTCACACGCTGCAGGCTAACATGGGTGGGTATACCAAGAAGATTAACATTCgtgcaaaggggaaaacggaCATCATACGTGAGCCGCACACGCACATTCGGGTGGTCCTCGAGGTGTAGTAGCCACATTGGGTATTATCCGAGGAGGGTCCTCCCCCCTCTTCATCTATtagcctcttttttttgttcactttttttttaagttataTGAGAATCTGAATGGTTTAGCGCAAAGAGGGGAAGACGCTAActtgggatttttttttttttttttttttttttttttgcgtcgAAAGGAGGTaacccttttcttttttggggaACCCCCCCTGCATAGGTCTTTCTCATTTGTGCTTTTCACGGGGCGGGGATCCCATTtcgttgttttttccccccattaTGAAAAATTCAAATCGAATCCTTATGGAAGCGTTTATCGAAGCAGCTTCCTCACTTCGCCCCTCCATAGCGCGTCTGGTACACCTCCGTAGCCTTCTGCGTGGACCAGTTGCTAATGTCCCCAATTTGCTTCATCAAATCTTCGGTGTTATTGGAGACGGTCTGTGGAGTGAAGTTTTCCAGGACGTCCGATATGATGGCCGCAATGTCGAAGTAACCAATCTTGTTATTCAGAAATAGTTTGTTCGCCACTTCGTTGGCAGCGTTGAGGACAGTTGGGTAGAAGTTCCCCTTCCTACCCGCATGGTAAGCCAGCTTCACACAAGGGAAATGATCCAatgaaggggaggaaaacgTAAGAGGGGACGTATTAACCAAGTTAAGGGAAGGCAATTCTGTAGTAATTCTATTAGGCCAACTCAAACCGAACAGAATGGGGATTTTCATATCCGGGTAGTACATTTGTCCTATAACAGATTTGTCTATAAATTCGACACACGAATGGAGGATACATTCTTTATGCACAACGATCTCTATATTATTGTAGTCTATATCGAAGAGGTAATGAGCTTCAATAACCTCTAACCCTTTATTCATCATGGTTGCAGAGTCGATGGTTATTTTGGGTCCCATTTTCCACTTGGGATGTTTCAGCGCATCTGCTGAAGttacttttttcaattcttcgAGGGACATATTTTGAAAAGGCCCACCTGAGGAGGACAAGacaattttctttatttgaTTCACCTTGGAAAAATTATCCTGTAGACATCTCGTTTTTAACACCTTGTTATTGTCTAAGCATTGGAAGATGGCACTATGTTCTGAATCCACTGGAACGATGCATGCCTTTGTATGAGTTgccaataatttttttagatAAAATCCTGCAGATACGATGGATTCCTTATTTGCCAGTGCaataattttattgttcTTTATTGCATAGATGGTGGAGTATAATCCGTAGAAGGAGTCGATTCCTATTACGACCTTATCCAGTGTACTACTGCTGCACATTTGTTTCATTCCATCATCTCCTATTAGTATTTCCGGGTTGTAaccttttatattttttaataaatcttTTAACTCCTCGTATTTGGACTCATCGTGGATGCACACATACTTTGGTAAAAACTCCCTTGCCTGTTCATACAGTTTATTCACACTTTTATTAACATACAGCGCTTCCACGTTGAAGCGCTTCTCGATTCGGTTGCATTCGCGAATGATGTCCAGTGCGTTCGTTCCGATGCTGCCGCTGCTGCCGAAGATGGCCACGTTGATGGGGGGGGCGTCACCACCGCTGTTGGCACTGTTAGTGGCATTTACACCATTCACTGCATTAATGGTATGTTTGCTCCCATGTGGGAGGTCCTCCCGCTTCCTAAATTTTACCTTCCCAGACCACCTCCCCCGTTTAgctcctccattttgcacGCTCCCTCCTTTCATACTTATTATGTAGGCCCTTTTCCTCTCCCCCTGTGCATCCCTCCTAACGTAACTGTTCCCTCCGCACTGTTGGGGGTACACACGCACAGCCCTCATTTCCTCCATCccaatgaacaacaacagggtgtgcaaaaaaatggacccCTTCATTTCTGACGTGGTCGTTACTACTGTGTTGCTGTGTTGGGAGTCCTCTACGAAGCAGCCAGTGCGGATGTGCAGCTGGTCGAGTGCATCCTGCTTACTGCCTCGACAAAGCGGGAATCACCTCGACTGTACGGTTCAACGGGATCTCTACGCATCTTTCTTTCTACCCACCATGTGGGTGATTTGCTAGAACCTCCCGTTATACGGATAAATAGGGAAGAGAGCCATTTCcgaaaggaattttttttttttttttttacattaacgGTTTACGTGAAAATGGGAGCAGTTACGATGGAGCGCTGTGCTATAGTGCAAATTTACCATCGTGTGATGATTCGCTTGGGTATCCCCCCGTGTTCATCACACAGTTGCGCAATCTTGTAAAATCGCCGCAACATCGATAAACTCCCATTAATTCTGGAGGATAATACCTTTTTGTGGCGGTGCCCCTACAAATGTGATTCCAGCGAAAGGGTCTACAAAGAATCCCAATGAGGGGAAGAGTATGCACCTTTTCTTTACCTGTCAAGGAAAACTAGGAGCCATTTAATCGCCTCGATATGGCATCCCCCTAACGAACGCAACGAAGGGAATGCATTTCCCCGCTTTATTCCCATCCAGCggaattgcaaaaaatgggCTGGAAAAGGCGCCATCTAACCTTGGGCAAAGAGAAGAGATAAGCCCCACTGCTCACAAAATTAAAAGCCATTAAAAAAGTGTCACATTCGAATAAGTGTTACGGAATAGacgaaacgaaaaaaaaataaaacgccAAACATCGTGAAGAAGAGGATTAGTTTAaccctttaaaaaatgcgcacccaataataaaaagcgAAGCAACGAGGAAAAGTGCTTTTTTTGGTAGGGGCTGCGGGGTATAAAACTACAGGGAAAAGGATTTCCCATTATCCATACAAAGTTAGTGGGCAAAATCGCACCAAACTGTGCAGGCGCTGTTTATATACCGCGACACACTTGGAAAGGGAATCGAAGAAGATTCACCATCCATCATATGCTGGTCGGACGTATCAATTCTGCCACTAAGAATATTCGCCATGATGTCAACCTTGTTGCTGTTATTTTCGTAAAAGCGTCTGGTACCCGATCCGGTTAAAAGGAGAGGATACGTAGGATGCACATCCACAGAAATAATGGGAGAGTACTTATTAATTTGTTCCCTATAAATGAGTTTGTTGTCTGTCAAGTGGTAGACGTTTAAATAGCCAAAGGTGTCTCCACTGATGAGGAGGGAATCTCGATACACGTCAAACAAGTACTTCTGATTCGTTAAGGCAAacctttcccatttttggaCGTAGTCTGTACCCTTTCTCATGTCATAACGGTAGATAAATGACCCATTACGACTTCCACTTAGGAGAGAAAATTCATCTAGCCATTTTATACATGTTATTCCATTGGagttttttctacttttttgaaattttaaaataaagtcATTTTTATGATCACAGTTGTCTGCATAAAGGTATATGCAATCATTGTAATCTCCAACGGCGTAGACTACATTCTCCCcgtaccctttttttttatacgtcATGGTAGAAATGATGCCCTTTtgtcctttcccttttcttgtGCTTAGGATACGATTCTCATACACTTCATTTGGCTTCTCAAAATCGAACACCTTAATAGACTTGGCGTTGGTTCCACAGAGAAGCCAGTTCCTCTCGGGATGGAAACACAACGAATAGCAACTACACAGCTCGTGGCACTCATCCACCGTTTTGAAGGACATAATAGAGGACCCATCATACGCGCTGTGCAGACATACAGGTTGGCCCTTCGAACACACTGCAAAGAAACATGTATTACTGTTGTTCCAATCGAAGAACGGGTAAAACTTACAATCGTAAATGTGTTCACCCAACTGTAGGCAGATCCAGCTTTGaatccttttctccttctcctcacTATCCATCTGTTCGTACTTATCGTACAGTGCCATTAAGTTTACATTCCCCCCTGCACCATTACCATTACTGTTACCTAACTCATTTAATAGTAGCAAGTCCGTGGCGAAGAGTCTTAAATTGTTGCTGTTCGAAATGGCATAGTAGCAACTTCCATCGCTGCTAAATTCGCACTGCTTCAggaattcatttttccttcgtaCCTTTTGGCTTCTCTTCGGATGGGTTTGCCTGTTACCCGGTTTATTTGCGAAGGTATATTCTTCACTAGATTCGTTCCTTAATGGTTCTTCATTGGGGTTCTCCCCTCCCTTGTAGTAATTTACACATTGATTATTCTCTCCTTCGTCTTCTCCATTATTTCTCTGTCGATGGTCCGCGCGAGAACGACTCTCATGGGTCGTCTTTCCCGTCTTACCATCACCAAGCTCAGCACatgatgatgaagatgatgatgatgaggaggatgttGTATCCCCGTCGATGCACTGCCTTTCCCCTGACTGCCTAAATTTATCAATTGGCTCATAATCGAAGTTGTAAAAATCTGCATACGGTACCTCTTGCACAATGTAGAATATCTTCTTGTTCTTTTGAGTTTCTTTCCCTGTGTGCATTTCGCAGACCTGCTTGCCGTTCGAGTCCACGTGTGTGTTTCCCTCCTCCATCATGcgttctttcttcttcttgatCCAGTATATTTAAAAGGAGATACCGCTTTCTCAGCGTTACTTTAATGTTTTCATGATTTTCGTGGAAACCTTCACAACAGTGGGGAAGGTTTGTCATAATTGCTTCCCTCTCATTAGTAAAATTCtccgttcttttttattttctgttgCTACCCCATTGGAGGGATAAACAGAGTGAACTGCGCTTGTGCTGCGTTGAAAATGTGGCTCTGCAATTCTGCTTAGTTGATATCAGGTCATATCAGTTCATATCAATTGATAGGGGAACCCATTTTTCTCTGACCCACTTTTCTTTACGTGAGGGAGATGCTCTTTGTACTTTATACTTCGCCTTGTCTCAATTTTATGGAGTGGtgtttttcctcatttcccTTGGAAGGAGCCAACTGGGATGTGCCCACCCCAAGGTGATCCCCTCTTAATTATTTTCTTCGCTTCTCTCCTGTGCCACCTTTTCCACAGTGCAGCCTATAATAGTCGCTACGAAGGGGGATACCCCAAATGTATATACAACGGTTGAATTGTTCAcgtttgttttgttcttttttttccccccatgaAAATACCTGCATGCGGGTGGGGTAGGACTCCAAATGGTGCGCACCAATCGGAGAAACAGCAAAGTGGGATTCACGCGCAACCATCAGGGGATGCCAAAACGGGTAAATCGTTAATACGTTATAAAGGTACGCTTGTGCTTATTCGCTTCTGCACTTATAAGTCTCCCGCAAGGTGCAATAAAACGCTACCGCGGCCCGGGGGGCACCCACGGTTCTAGTCAAGTTAAACCGGGTGCTCTTCATTTGGAGGGCCCTTTTtccaaagaaaggaagtcacaatttttcctttaagcGGACTAAAGAGGATCTACTGAGGAAAAGCACCCCTCATAAGTAGCCTTCAATCTTTGTGGTGCTTCCTTCCACTCACTCGTGACCACTTCCTTCCAGCTGTTcagtgggagaaaaaaaaaaaaaaaaaaagtagtgcCGCCTACCCCCGCACAAACGCATGAAACACACACAACCGGGAAATAAtgcaaaatgagaagaagcgcagaaaaagaagagggtcCCTTGCTGCCACTGTGTCCCCCGGAGTGACGAAGAAGGACAGCCAATGTGGCATTTtgaagggggaagcaacCTTCCCAAAGAGTAAGCAACATAAaggtgaggaagaaaagaaaaaaaagacaaacgAGTTGGAATATATGGCATACGTGTACCTCCTAATGGAATACTTTTTCGAAAATAACGAAATGACCGTTttgaatgaaaatttttacctgCAAGAAAATGTGCTGTCCATAACGGAGACACTAATTGGACACATTTTGTGGGTCTAtgataaggagaaaaaaaaattatatgggTCCAGGATAACCGAACTGGAAGCATACAAAGGAACTGAAGACAAAGCATCCcatgcatataataataaaaaaacaaacaggaATGCCACCATGTTTGGGAAAGGCGGAATCAGTTACGTGTACCTCTGCTATGGAATACACAACTGCTTAAACATAGTaacaaatggagaaaatatcCCCGACGCGATTTTGGTTCGATCGTTGGAGCCATTTTATGGTGTCGACAGGATCTTGCTTAAGAGGTATAAAATTCATTCTGGAGGGTCCATGTTGGGAAAAGGCTCTTCTGATCTTTCTGCATGCGCGGTGAAAGGAGAAGGGGGTGGCATTCCCATTGGCTGCCCAGATGAACCTCCTCACCACGACAGCAATAACTACCTGGTTAAAGAGAAGCTCcaaagaattgaaaaagtaAAGGCCATTTTGAAATCCATAAATATGAGAAAATTGGCCAAGGTTTGTAGTGGCCCTGGGTGTGTAACAAAATGCTTAGATATTACCAGGCAGGACGATAAGGCCAGTTTTTTTTCGGATCTGCCGCAATATTCCAGGGAAGGTAAAAACATAAGCCCGGATCACTGCTCTACATGCAACATAAGCCATTTACAACAGAGTCGGTTCTTCATTAGCATCTGTCCCAGCGTATGTGAAgtaattaatttttacgAAACATTGGTTgctcaaaaaagggggaatgatAACTACATAGAGGAGGTATACAGTCAGTACAAGACGCACTTGCTAGACTATTTCAAGTGCATGAAATGGGACCAAGAAGGAGTGGTCGTGCAGAGGGACAAACGGGTAGGAGTGGCCTATGCTCAGGAGGCTGCCCTGTATGATTACCGTTTTTTGTTAAAGGGCCATCCTTCCATTTCGGTCTTACCGAAGTGATGCCCTCATGCAATGCGCTTATTCGGCTATGCAGCACATAATCAGGGGTGAAGGCACACACTAGTGTGGACACCACGTGAGGGTGTATCCCCCCCCCGGAATGCACACAAAAGAGGGGTGCCTTATTGCAGCGTTTGGCACGCAGTTACTTGGAAGACAAActtgtcccatttttgtttacTCAACCTGGATGCCAACGCCGACCATACGTAACCGTTTTGTATGTCCGTCTGTCTAACCGTTCATCCCTACCCCCTTTTAACTGTGTcaattgttattttttatttttgattcctcttttttttttttttttgtgtctaATGATGTTCGTTCCCCACGGACAGAACGCTCGTACAGCGTGGTGGTAATATAGGAGGCACTCCAAGAGATCCAGTATGGAGGAGCCAAAATTCCCGACAAAATTCTCCTCACGTGTGAGCATATGCATCTATTATGCACGCTGCGTTTGCAAAAGttacacttaaaaaaataataaaacggGATGGTCATTCTAGTGGAGAAGACGTGTGAGTAAACCAACTTGGACGCTCAGCTGTTCCATTGACTGACTCATATATATGCCTTATACGCATAGGAGCACACTAACATGTGTGAATATATTTCCACTCATTAGTGTCGGCTCGCCCATTCGCTGCTCTCGAACGGCGAGGAGACAATCATGTCTTCCTGCGAAACTGCTGGTTGAAGATGCGTAACGTGTTTGGGATGACATTTTTGTATGAAAGGAATATGATTCCCACGAGGATTAGGAGGAAGCCAAAGGTCCAGGCGTACGCGCAAGAGGGTCTTTCctgtggaaggaaaaggagtatCTACTGTTGACACGAAGGAGCGTTAACTGTGGGCACCATAACAGACGCACTAATGAGTGAGGAAGGGTATCTTATCCCCCCCTTGCTCGTATTACGTCGAAAATGGTCATCCCGTTAACCGCATTGAAGGATATATTTC from Plasmodium coatneyi strain Hackeri chromosome 12, complete sequence includes these protein-coding regions:
- a CDS encoding 1-deoxy-D-xylulose 5-phosphate reductoisomerase; translation: MGVYRCCGDFTRLRNCVMNTGGYPSESSHDGSKQDALDQLHIRTGCFVEDSQHSNTVVTTTSEMKGSIFLHTLLLFIGMEEMRAVRVYPQQCGGNSYVRRDAQGERKRAYIISMKGGSVQNGGAKRGRWSGKVKFRKREDLPHGSKHTINAVNGVNATNSANSGGDAPPINVAIFGSSGSIGTNALDIIRECNRIEKRFNVEALYVNKSVNKLYEQAREFLPKYVCIHDESKYEELKDLLKNIKGYNPEILIGDDGMKQMCSSSTLDKVVIGIDSFYGLYSTIYAIKNNKIIALANKESIVSAGFYLKKLLATHTKACIVPVDSEHSAIFQCLDNNKVLKTRCLQDNFSKVNQIKKIVLSSSGGPFQNMSLEELKKVTSADALKHPKWKMGPKITIDSATMMNKGLEVIEAHYLFDIDYNNIEIVVHKECILHSCVEFIDKSVIGQMYYPDMKIPILFGLSWPNRITTELPSLNLVNTSPLTFSSPSLDHFPCVKLAYHAGRKGNFYPTVLNAANEVANKLFLNNKIGYFDIAAIISDVLENFTPQTVSNNTEDLMKQIGDISNWSTQKATEVYQTRYGGAK
- a CDS encoding DNA-3-methyladenine glycosylase, giving the protein MQNEKKRRKRRGSLAATVSPGVTKKDSQCGILKGEATFPKSKQHKGEEEKKKKTNELEYMAYVYLLMEYFFENNEMTVLNENFYLQENVLSITETLIGHILWVYDKEKKKLYGSRITELEAYKGTEDKASHAYNNKKTNRNATMFGKGGISYVYLCYGIHNCLNIVTNGENIPDAILVRSLEPFYGVDRILLKRYKIHSGGSMLGKGSSDLSACAVKGEGGGIPIGCPDEPPHHDSNNYLVKEKLQRIEKVKAILKSINMRKLAKVCSGPGCVTKCLDITRQDDKASFFSDLPQYSREGKNISPDHCSTCNISHLQQSRFFISICPSVCEVINFYETLVAQKRGNDNYIEEVYSQYKTHLLDYFKCMKWDQEGVVVQRDKRVGVAYAQEAALYDYRFLLKGHPSISVLPK